A single region of the Desulfatiglans anilini DSM 4660 genome encodes:
- a CDS encoding UDP-glucuronic acid decarboxylase family protein — MRHSQKRILITGGAGFLGSHLCERLMAEGHDVLCLDNFFTGSKRNVAHLLGRPNFELLRHDLVQPILLEVDEIYNLACPASPVHYQYNPVKTVKTSVMGAINMLGLAKRVKAKILQASTSEVYGDPQEHPQHETYWGHVNPIGRRACYDEGKRCAETLFFDYHRQNGVNIRVARIFNTYGPRMHPNDGRVVSNFIVQALSGKPITLYGDGLQTRSFCFVDDLIEGLMRLMAAPDDLTGPVNLGNPDEFSIRELAEQIVRLTGSSSTFVYEPRPSDDPLQRRPDIRLAMERLGWRPRTQLGEGLSRTIRYFRETVSESNG, encoded by the coding sequence ATGCGCCACTCGCAGAAAAGAATACTGATTACGGGCGGGGCCGGTTTCCTGGGTTCCCATCTTTGCGAGCGTCTGATGGCGGAGGGCCATGATGTCCTCTGCCTCGACAATTTTTTCACGGGCTCCAAACGGAACGTCGCGCACTTGCTCGGCAGGCCCAATTTCGAACTGCTCCGCCACGATCTCGTGCAGCCCATCCTGCTCGAAGTGGACGAGATCTACAACCTCGCCTGTCCGGCTTCCCCGGTTCACTATCAGTACAATCCTGTCAAAACGGTCAAGACAAGCGTGATGGGCGCTATCAACATGCTCGGATTGGCCAAGCGCGTCAAGGCGAAGATCCTGCAGGCATCCACGAGCGAGGTGTACGGAGACCCGCAGGAGCATCCGCAGCACGAGACGTATTGGGGGCATGTGAATCCCATCGGGCGGCGGGCCTGTTACGACGAGGGCAAGCGGTGCGCCGAAACCCTCTTTTTCGACTACCATCGGCAGAACGGCGTCAACATACGTGTGGCAAGGATCTTCAATACCTACGGCCCTCGAATGCACCCCAACGACGGCCGCGTCGTCAGCAATTTCATCGTCCAGGCCTTGAGCGGGAAGCCTATCACCCTGTATGGAGATGGACTGCAGACCCGTTCGTTCTGCTTCGTGGACGATCTGATCGAGGGGTTGATGCGCCTGATGGCCGCGCCCGATGATCTGACCGGGCCGGTGAACCTCGGGAATCCAGACGAGTTTTCGATCAGGGAACTCGCCGAGCAAATCGTCCGCCTGACCGGAAGTTCGTCAACGTTCGTTTACGAACCGCGGCCCTCCGATGACCCTTTGCAGCGGCGGCCGGACATCAGACTGGCGATGGAACGCCTTGGATGGCGCCCGAGGACCCAACTCGGGGAAGGTTTGTCCAGGACCATCCGCTATTTCAGGGAGACCGTATCGGAATCGAATGGATGA
- a CDS encoding sigma-54-dependent transcriptional regulator has protein sequence MQTILIVDDEKNYLVVMEALLASEGYEIITAQNGFDAVRLIEESDLDLLVTDMKMPGMSGMELLEAAKKIQPDLPVIMMTAYGTIEMAVEAMKKQAYDYITKPFENEQLKLTVKKALENHRLIKQNRFLTKALSDRFRYGNIIGKSKVMLKVYDLIEKVSHSRASVLISGPSGTGKELIAKAIHYGSPRKDLPFVSINCGALTETLLESELFGHEKGAFTGAVAMRKGRFEVADGGTLFLDEVGDMPASLQVKLLRVLQEMEFERVGGTKTIKVDVRVISASNRNIKDDVAEGIFREDLFYRLNVINIEVPPLRERLDDIPLLVKHFIEKYRENASEKPVELSPEVWKIFYTYSWPGNVRQLENVIERAVILNPGRLIILDDLPQEMVEAETELDIDRFIPPNTSLTEALETIEEKMIRRALERCGNVQSHAAKMLGITKSLIQHKMKKYQISL, from the coding sequence ATGCAAACCATTCTGATCGTCGATGACGAAAAGAATTATCTGGTCGTCATGGAGGCCTTGCTGGCCTCCGAAGGCTACGAAATCATCACGGCCCAAAATGGATTCGATGCCGTCCGGCTGATCGAGGAATCCGATCTGGATCTCCTGGTCACCGACATGAAGATGCCGGGGATGAGCGGCATGGAACTCCTCGAAGCGGCCAAAAAGATTCAGCCTGACCTCCCCGTGATCATGATGACGGCCTACGGGACGATCGAAATGGCCGTGGAGGCCATGAAAAAACAAGCTTATGATTATATCACGAAGCCATTCGAGAACGAACAGCTCAAACTGACCGTCAAGAAGGCCCTCGAAAACCATCGGCTCATCAAGCAGAACCGGTTTCTCACGAAAGCCCTGTCAGACCGCTTCCGCTACGGAAATATCATCGGCAAGAGCAAGGTTATGCTCAAGGTCTATGACCTGATCGAAAAGGTCTCGCATTCCAGGGCATCCGTGTTGATCAGCGGACCCTCCGGAACCGGCAAGGAGTTGATCGCCAAGGCCATTCACTATGGAAGCCCGCGAAAAGATCTCCCTTTCGTCTCGATCAACTGCGGCGCCCTAACGGAAACGCTGCTTGAAAGCGAACTGTTCGGCCATGAAAAAGGCGCCTTTACCGGGGCCGTCGCCATGCGCAAAGGACGGTTCGAGGTTGCCGACGGCGGGACCCTCTTCCTCGACGAGGTGGGTGATATGCCGGCCTCCCTTCAGGTAAAGCTCCTGCGGGTCCTGCAGGAGATGGAATTCGAACGGGTCGGCGGAACCAAAACCATCAAGGTGGATGTGCGGGTGATTTCCGCCTCGAACCGGAATATCAAAGACGACGTTGCGGAGGGCATCTTCAGGGAAGATCTTTTCTACCGGCTGAATGTCATCAACATCGAGGTGCCCCCGCTCAGAGAAAGGCTTGACGACATCCCGCTGCTGGTAAAGCATTTTATTGAAAAATATCGCGAAAACGCATCCGAGAAACCCGTGGAGCTGAGCCCGGAGGTCTGGAAGATCTTTTACACGTACTCATGGCCCGGGAATGTCCGGCAGCTCGAAAACGTGATCGAACGGGCGGTGATCCTGAACCCGGGACGGTTGATCATCTTGGACGACCTGCCGCAGGAGATGGTGGAGGCCGAGACCGAACTCGATATAGACCGCTTCATACCACCAAACACCTCTCTTACGGAGGCCCTCGAAACCATTGAAGAAAAAATGATCCGGCGTGCACTGGAGCGGTGCGGAAACGTTCAGTCCCACGCCGCAAAAATGCTCGGGATTACCAAGAGTCTGATCCAGCACAAGATGAAGAAATACCAGATATCCCTATAA
- a CDS encoding ATP-binding protein → MQSYENYARLLGQNLDHQVFQNFVLPVTGRYGMIRLREQKQNEWMDRIVRNTIHSFKIDLVNIYDIGKGVIAYSTDTRLLGKKAHESLGYQRAVLGETTSGLISEGDDLWGLGIEIFGGEKKLRTYIPFRGADPFTGDKGYVLGVFELIQDLSEEYESIVRFQYLVFGLSILIMGLIFVVLLLIVRKAENILQERTRQQRELESQLNQAERLAALGQMVAGVSHEIRNPLGIIRSTAEFLGGMPEIREHQKMLCGVIVEESSRLNNIVTEFLDFARPQTPRLREIQLEDILRKNLVFLSPEFEKHGIRVQHDLDGRALPLKADSDLLYRAFLNIFINAVQAMEQGGEMRVHAGVEDGYYRLDIEDTGCGISEENLARIFDPFFTCKDRGSGLGLSIVRNIIEGHQGTIAIESKEGSGTRVTIRLPREPL, encoded by the coding sequence ATGCAAAGCTACGAGAACTACGCACGGCTGTTGGGGCAGAATCTGGATCACCAGGTATTCCAGAATTTCGTTCTCCCGGTGACAGGCCGCTATGGGATGATTCGGCTCAGGGAGCAAAAACAGAATGAGTGGATGGACCGGATCGTCCGCAATACCATCCACAGCTTCAAGATCGATCTCGTCAACATCTACGACATAGGCAAAGGGGTGATCGCCTACAGCACCGACACACGCCTCCTGGGGAAAAAGGCCCATGAAAGCCTCGGCTACCAAAGGGCCGTCCTCGGTGAAACCACATCGGGGCTGATTTCAGAAGGAGACGACCTGTGGGGTCTCGGAATCGAGATCTTCGGTGGAGAAAAAAAGCTTCGAACCTACATCCCTTTCCGGGGCGCGGACCCGTTCACCGGCGACAAGGGGTACGTTCTCGGCGTTTTCGAGCTGATCCAGGACCTGTCGGAGGAATACGAGTCTATCGTGCGGTTTCAGTACCTGGTGTTCGGTCTCTCGATCCTGATTATGGGGTTGATCTTCGTCGTGCTGCTGCTGATCGTACGCAAGGCGGAGAACATCCTCCAGGAGCGGACGCGCCAGCAGCGTGAACTGGAGTCCCAGTTGAACCAGGCCGAACGGTTGGCCGCCCTCGGCCAGATGGTCGCGGGGGTCTCCCACGAGATCCGAAATCCCCTGGGCATCATCCGCAGCACAGCGGAGTTTCTGGGCGGCATGCCCGAGATCCGTGAGCATCAAAAGATGCTTTGCGGTGTCATCGTGGAGGAGTCCAGCCGTCTCAACAATATCGTCACGGAGTTCTTGGATTTTGCACGCCCCCAGACCCCCAGGCTCCGTGAAATTCAACTCGAAGACATCCTCCGCAAAAACCTGGTCTTCCTGTCGCCCGAATTCGAGAAACACGGCATCCGTGTGCAACACGATCTGGACGGCCGGGCCTTGCCGCTCAAGGCCGACTCTGACCTGCTCTACAGGGCCTTTTTGAACATCTTCATCAATGCCGTCCAGGCCATGGAACAAGGGGGGGAGATGCGGGTCCATGCTGGCGTCGAAGACGGCTACTACCGCCTCGACATCGAGGACACCGGCTGCGGGATCAGCGAAGAGAACCTGGCCCGCATCTTCGACCCGTTTTTCACCTGCAAGGACCGGGGCTCCGGGCTCGGACTCTCCATTGTGCGAAACATCATCGAGGGGCACCAGGGAACCATCGCGATCGAAAGCAAGGAGGGGAGCGGCACCCGCGTAACCATCAGACTGCCCAGGGAGCCCCTGTGA
- a CDS encoding radical SAM protein, producing the protein MGVFEKSATGSHERLQDLPFMLYADASGNIYEHPYLRMVGFSGQGPYPLEAEALTEMPEFSKLFFIPGCPPIGLDPETGRTELVLEEETAMGLEPVCAVAVFLEPGWVRSHLPAADYRSKDYTLPMWAYTAVGSLEDRYWAAGFQIEYNHKWDPRYYDDDDLLPAVKTYRREHGLGPLARHLVQCATKNHCFAAKNLFLGRWEAPLPVSRSCNAACLGCLSFQPEGFTEASHERLSFRPDPAEVVALAVRHLQAAREAIMSFGQGCEGEPLTEYRLMGESIVQIRRLTGKGTINLNTNGSWPERVRHVIGCGLDSIRISLNSARADFYEAYYRPKGYRFADVVESIRLSRAAGLYTMINYLVFPGITDQEAELEALEEMVRATDLNFIHLKNLCIDPQQYLAHMPLSSSPAMGMRVFVGRLRQDLPQVQLGYFNQPVR; encoded by the coding sequence TTGGGGGTATTTGAGAAGAGTGCAACGGGGTCGCATGAAAGGCTTCAGGACCTGCCTTTCATGCTTTACGCGGATGCATCGGGCAATATCTACGAACACCCTTATCTCCGGATGGTCGGCTTCTCAGGCCAAGGCCCCTACCCGCTCGAGGCGGAAGCCCTTACCGAAATGCCCGAATTCAGCAAATTGTTCTTTATCCCGGGCTGCCCTCCCATAGGGCTCGACCCGGAGACAGGCCGAACGGAACTCGTTCTGGAGGAGGAAACAGCCATGGGCCTGGAGCCCGTCTGCGCCGTGGCCGTTTTTCTGGAACCGGGCTGGGTCCGCAGCCACCTGCCTGCGGCGGACTATCGCAGCAAGGATTACACCCTGCCGATGTGGGCCTATACGGCGGTGGGCTCTCTGGAGGACCGGTACTGGGCGGCCGGTTTCCAGATCGAGTACAATCACAAATGGGATCCCCGCTACTACGACGATGACGATCTGCTGCCGGCTGTCAAGACGTACCGCCGGGAGCACGGCCTAGGGCCTCTCGCGCGGCATCTCGTCCAGTGCGCCACCAAGAATCACTGTTTTGCCGCCAAGAACCTCTTCCTCGGCCGATGGGAGGCCCCGCTGCCGGTGAGCCGCTCATGCAATGCCGCCTGCCTCGGGTGTCTTTCTTTTCAGCCGGAGGGGTTTACCGAGGCCTCGCACGAGCGGCTTTCCTTCAGGCCGGATCCGGCCGAAGTCGTCGCGCTCGCTGTGCGGCACCTGCAGGCGGCGCGCGAGGCGATCATGAGTTTTGGGCAGGGGTGCGAAGGGGAGCCCTTGACGGAATACCGCCTGATGGGTGAGAGCATCGTTCAAATCCGCCGGCTGACGGGGAAGGGGACGATCAACCTGAATACGAACGGGAGCTGGCCTGAGCGGGTGCGTCACGTGATCGGCTGCGGCCTGGATTCGATTCGCATCAGCCTGAACAGCGCGCGGGCGGATTTCTACGAGGCCTATTACCGCCCGAAGGGCTACAGGTTCGCCGACGTGGTTGAAAGCATCCGCCTCTCCCGCGCCGCCGGGCTCTACACGATGATCAACTATCTGGTCTTTCCGGGCATCACCGATCAGGAGGCGGAGTTGGAGGCCTTGGAGGAAATGGTGCGGGCGACGGATCTGAACTTCATCCACCTGAAGAACCTCTGCATCGATCCGCAGCAATACCTCGCGCACATGCCCCTTTCGTCTTCCCCCGCCATGGGGATGCGCGTGTTTGTCGGCCGCCTGCGGCAGGATCTGCCGCAGGTCCAGCTCGGTTACTTCAACCAGCCCGTCCGGTGA
- the purD gene encoding phosphoribosylamine--glycine ligase, with amino-acid sequence MDVLVVGGGGREHALAWKLAQSGTVRKVFVAPGNAGTAMERGMENLPIPSDDIDALASFAAREKIGLTLVGPEAPLVAGITDHFRARGLACFGPSAQAARLEGSKRFAKDFMARHNIPTAAYGAFTELTAARSFIEKAALPLVIKADGLAAGKGVVIVNTPEEAVRTAEEMLSGAAFGDAGKTVVIEEFLVGEEASFTVMVGGESILPLATSQDHKARDDSDQGPNTGGMGAYSPAPVVSDYVYQRVMREVIQPTVRGMALEGTPYTGFLYAGLMIGPDGSPKVLEYNCRFGDPETQPIVMRLQSDLADLCLASLENRLDGASIQWDQRAALGVVMAAGGYPISYRKGDPISGLDEKAPDDVKVFHSGTAFRNDAVVTAGGRVLCVTALGRTVREAQAKAYARIERIHWDGAYYRKDIGYRAVEREQAAGN; translated from the coding sequence ATGGACGTATTGGTCGTCGGCGGAGGTGGCCGTGAACATGCCTTGGCCTGGAAATTGGCCCAATCCGGAACCGTACGAAAGGTCTTCGTCGCCCCCGGGAATGCCGGAACCGCCATGGAACGGGGGATGGAAAACCTTCCGATCCCATCGGATGACATCGACGCCCTGGCGTCTTTCGCCGCCCGGGAAAAGATCGGCTTGACACTGGTAGGCCCCGAGGCCCCCCTGGTCGCCGGTATCACGGATCATTTCAGGGCCCGCGGGCTGGCTTGCTTCGGCCCAAGCGCACAGGCCGCCCGCCTCGAGGGCTCGAAGCGGTTCGCCAAGGACTTCATGGCGCGTCACAACATTCCGACCGCCGCCTACGGCGCCTTCACCGAACTCACAGCCGCCAGGTCCTTCATCGAAAAGGCCGCCCTCCCCCTGGTGATCAAGGCGGACGGCCTGGCGGCCGGGAAAGGGGTCGTCATCGTAAACACCCCGGAAGAGGCTGTCCGTACAGCCGAGGAAATGCTTTCCGGCGCCGCTTTCGGTGATGCGGGAAAAACGGTCGTGATCGAAGAATTTCTCGTAGGCGAAGAGGCCAGCTTCACGGTGATGGTGGGCGGCGAATCGATCCTGCCGCTCGCCACCAGCCAGGACCACAAGGCAAGGGATGACAGCGACCAGGGACCCAACACCGGGGGGATGGGAGCCTACTCCCCCGCTCCCGTCGTTTCGGACTATGTCTACCAGCGGGTTATGCGCGAGGTGATCCAGCCGACCGTTCGCGGCATGGCCCTCGAAGGGACCCCTTACACCGGTTTTTTGTATGCCGGCCTGATGATCGGCCCGGATGGAAGCCCGAAGGTCCTCGAGTACAACTGCCGCTTCGGCGATCCCGAAACGCAGCCGATCGTGATGCGCCTTCAGTCCGATCTGGCGGACCTGTGCCTCGCCTCCCTGGAAAACCGCCTGGACGGCGCGTCCATCCAGTGGGACCAACGCGCCGCCCTGGGGGTCGTAATGGCGGCCGGCGGGTATCCGATCTCCTACCGCAAGGGCGACCCCATCAGCGGGCTCGACGAGAAGGCCCCGGACGATGTGAAGGTCTTTCACAGCGGCACCGCCTTCCGGAACGATGCGGTGGTCACAGCCGGAGGGCGTGTCCTGTGTGTGACCGCTCTGGGGCGAACCGTGCGCGAGGCCCAGGCCAAGGCTTACGCACGCATCGAGCGCATCCATTGGGACGGCGCTTATTACCGAAAGGACATCGGGTACCGGGCCGTAGAACGCGAGCAGGCGGCAGGGAATTGA
- a CDS encoding TIM barrel protein, whose amino-acid sequence MFSPKLACCNLIADIPRLKTFALEHGFGGIDWSFTPENLPQTPAEESALFRSIEGLAPLEVRYHCAFHKTDLGDVDEERAKNAMILFQHLSRIVSKMNGHFLTLHIGLGRNTTHHLSWDRTIRRLTKLVQIASAMNVKICLENLGWGWTSRPDLYEKLIRKSGAWGTLDIGHAQVSPSIKSQIFEIEDFVSPHPERFLNAHVYHKETSQGHLPPSRTDDLEGRLALLSRLQLCTWWVLELHEEAALLRTLKFVRQFLRRHAQGEGPAAAR is encoded by the coding sequence ATGTTTTCACCAAAACTGGCCTGCTGCAATCTGATTGCGGATATCCCCCGCCTGAAGACGTTCGCCCTCGAACACGGTTTCGGCGGCATCGATTGGAGCTTCACCCCCGAAAACCTGCCGCAAACCCCAGCGGAAGAATCGGCGCTGTTCCGCTCGATCGAAGGGCTGGCCCCTCTGGAAGTGCGTTACCACTGTGCATTTCACAAGACCGATCTGGGTGATGTCGATGAGGAAAGGGCCAAAAACGCCATGATCCTCTTTCAACACTTGTCCCGAATCGTATCCAAAATGAACGGCCATTTCTTGACTCTTCATATAGGGCTTGGACGCAACACCACCCACCACCTATCCTGGGACCGGACCATCCGCCGCCTCACCAAGCTGGTTCAGATCGCCAGCGCCATGAACGTGAAGATCTGCCTTGAAAACCTGGGCTGGGGATGGACCAGCAGGCCTGACCTTTACGAAAAGCTGATCCGCAAGTCAGGCGCCTGGGGCACACTCGACATCGGGCATGCCCAGGTGAGCCCTTCGATCAAATCCCAAATCTTTGAAATTGAAGACTTCGTCAGCCCCCACCCCGAGCGGTTCCTGAACGCCCACGTTTACCACAAGGAAACCAGCCAGGGGCATCTGCCACCCTCGAGAACAGATGACCTCGAAGGTCGCCTGGCGCTACTGAGCCGGCTCCAGCTTTGCACCTGGTGGGTCCTGGAACTGCATGAAGAAGCGGCGCTGCTTCGAACGCTCAAATTCGTCCGCCAGTTTCTTCGAAGGCATGCTCAAGGGGAAGGCCCTGCAGCGGCAAGATGA